One window from the genome of Bubalus kerabau isolate K-KA32 ecotype Philippines breed swamp buffalo chromosome 17, PCC_UOA_SB_1v2, whole genome shotgun sequence encodes:
- the FOXA3 gene encoding hepatocyte nuclear factor 3-gamma, which produces MLGSVKMEAHDLAEWSYYPEAGEVYSPVTPVPTMAPLNSYMTLNPLSSPYPPGGLPASPLPTGPLAPPAPTAPLAPTFPGLGASTGGGSSSGYGGPGPGLVHGKEMPKGYRRPLAHAKPPYSYISLITMAIQQAPGKMLTLSEIYQWIMDLFPYYRENQQRWQNSIRHSLSFNDCFVKVARSPDKPGKGSYWALHPSSGNMFENGCYLRRQKRFKLEEKVKKGGGGSSASRNSAGSASAAAAPAATVASTPQPQPPPPEPEAQGGDEVGALDCGSPAAPSTPYFTGLELPGELKLDAPYNFNHPFSINNLMSEQSPAPPKLDVGFGGYGAEGGEPGVYYQGLYSRSLLNAS; this is translated from the exons ATGCTGGGCTCGGTGAAGATGGAGGCCCACGACCTGGCCGAGTGGAGCTACTACCCGGAGGCGGGCGAG GTCTATTCTCCAGTGACCCCAGTACCCACCATGGCCCCCCTCAACTCCTACATGACCCTGAACCCGCTGAGCTCTCCCTACCCCCCAGGGGGGCTGCCTGCCTCTCCGCTGCCCACTGGACCCCTGGCGCCCCCAGCCCCCACAGCGCCCCTGGCGCCCACCTTCCCAGGCCTGGGTGCCAGCACTGGTGGAGGTAGCAGCTCAGGGTACGGGGGCCCGGGCCCGGGGCTGGTCCACGGGAAGGAGATGCCGAAAGGGTACCGGCGGCCCCTGGCCCACGCCAAGCCGCCCTACTCCTACATCTCGCTCATCACCATGGCCATCCAGCAGGCGCCGGGCAAGATGCTTACCCTGAGCGAGATCTACCAGTGGATCATGGACCTCTTCCCGTACTATCGCGAGAACCAGCAGCGCTGGCAGAACTCCATCCGCCACTCGCTGTCTTTCAACGACTGCTTCGTCAAGGTGGCGCGCTCCCCGGACAAGCCGGGCAAGGGTTCCTACTGGGCTCTGCACCCCAGCTCAGGTAACATGTTTGAGAACGGCTGCTACCTACGCCGCCAGAAGCGCTTCAAGCTGGAGGAGAAGGTGAAGAAAGGGGGCGGCGGGAGCTCGGCCTCCAGGAACAGTGCGGGGTCGGCCTCCGCGGCTGCCGCCCCTGCCGCCACTGTGGCCTCCACGCCGCAGCCGCAGCCCCCGCCCCCTGAGCCGGAGGCCCAGGGTGGGGACGaggtgggggctctggactgtGGCTCGCCCGCTGCTCCCTCCACACCCTACTTCACTGGCCTGGAGCTCCCAGGGGAGCTAAAGCTGGATGCGCCCTACAACTTCAATCACCCTTTCTCCATCAACAACCTGATGTCGGAACAGTCGCCAGCACCCCCCAAGCTGGACGTGGGATTTGGGGGCTAcggggcagagggtggggagcCTGGGGTCTACTACCAGGGCCTCTATTCCCGCTCTCTGCTTAACGCATCctag
- the IRF2BP1 gene encoding interferon regulatory factor 2-binding protein 1, translating to MASVQASRRQWCYLCDLPKMPWAMVWDFSEAVCRGCVNFEGADRIELLIDAARQLKRSHVLPEGRSPGPPALKHPATKDLAAAAAQGPQLPPPQAQPQPSGTGGAVSGQDRYDRATSSGRLPLPSPALEYTLGSRLANGLGREEAVAEGARRALLGSMPGLVPPGLLAAAVSGLGSRGLTLAPGLSPARPAFGSDFEKEKQQRNADCLAELNEAMRGRAEEWHGRPKAVREQLLALSACAPFNVRFKKDHGLVGRVFAFDATARPPGYEFELKLFTEYPCGSGNVYAGVLAVARQMFHDALREPGKALASSGFKYLEYERRHGSGEWRQLGELLTDGVRSFREPAPAEALPQQYPEPAPAALCGPPPRAPSRNLAPTPRRRKASPEPEGEAAGKMTTEEQQQRHWVAPGGPFSADTPGVPSPIAALKNVAEALGHSPKDPAGSGGPVRAGGASPAASSTAPPPAQHRLVARNGEAEVSPTAGAEAVSGGGSGAGATPGAPLCCTLCRERLEDTHFVQCPSVPGHKFCFPCSREFIKAQGPAGEVYCPSGDKCPLVGSSVPWAFMQGEIATILAGDIKVKKERDP from the coding sequence ATGGCGTCCGTGCAGGCGTCCCGCCGCCAGTGGTGCTACCTGTGCGACCTGCCCAAGATGCCGTGGGCCATGGTGTGGGACTTCAGTGAAGCCGTGTGCCGCGGATGCGTGAACTTCGAGGGCGCGGATCGCATCGAGCTGCTCATTGATGCCGCCCGCCAGCTCAAGCGCAGCCACGTGCTCCCCGAGGGCCGTTCGCCGGGGCCCCCGGCCCTCAAGCACCCGGCCACTAAGGACCTGGCTGCCGCCGCCGCACAGGGCCCTCAGTTGCCGCCTCCACAGGCTCAGCCCCAGCCGTCGGGGACAGGCGGCGCTGTCTCCGGCCAGGACCGCTATGACAGGGCCACATCGTCGGGCCGCCTCCCCCTGCCCTCGCCCGCCCTGGAGTACACCCTGGGGTCCCGCCTGGCCAATGGGCTGGGCCGTGAAGAGGCTGTGGCGGAGGGGGCGCGAAGGGCCCTGCTTGGCTCCATGCCCGGCTTGGTGCCCCCCGGGCTGCTAGCAGCTGCAGTGTCTGGCCTGGGAAGCCGAGGCCTGACGCTGGCACCCGGCTTGAGTCCTGCCCGTCCAGCTTTCGGCTCCGATTTCGAGAAGGAGAAGCAACAGAGGAATGCGGACTGTCTTGCAGAACTGAACGAGGCCATGAGGGGCCGGGCAGAGGAATGGCACGGGCGCCCCAAAGCCGTCCGGGAACAACTGCTGGCGCTGTCCGCCTGCGCCCCTTTCAATGTCCGTTTCAAGAAGGATCACGGGCTGGTGGGACGCGTGTTCGCCTTCGATGCTACTGCCCGCCCGCCAGGCTACGAGTTCGAGCTGAAGCTCTTCACCGAATACCCCTGTGGTTCTGGCAACGTGTACGCGGGAGTCCTGGCCGTCGCTCGCCAGATGTTTCATGATGCTCTGCGCGAGCCGGGCAAGGCGCTGGCCTCATCAGGCTTCAAGTACCTCGAATATGAACGCCGGCACGGCTCTGGGGAATGGCGCCAGCTGGGGGAGCTGCTAACGGATGGGGTCCGCAGCTTCCGCGAGCCAGCTCCCGCGGAGGCCCTGCCCCAGCAGTATCCAGAGCCGGCCCCTGCAGCCCTCTGCGGCCCTCCCCCACGAGCCCCATCCCGGAATCTGGCTCCCACTCCACGCCGTCGCAAGGCCTCCCCTGAGCCCGAGGGCGAGGCAGCTGGGAAGATGACCACAgaggagcagcagcagcggcactgGGTGGCACCCGGCGGCCCATTCTCCGCTGATACCCCTGGTGTGCCCTCCCCCATTGCCGCCCTGAAGAACGTGGCGGAGGCCCTGGGCCACTCCCCCAAGGACCCTGCCGGGAGTGGGGGCCCTGTGCGCGCCGGGGGTGCCAGCCCCGCCGCCTCCTCCACGGCCCCGCCTCCAGCCCAGCATCGTCTAGTGGCCCGCAACGGTGAGGCAGAAGTGAGCCCCACAGCAGGGGCGGAAGCTGTTAGCGGGGGTGGTAGTGGCGCCGGGGCGACCCCTGGGGCCCCCCTGTGCTGCACTCTCTGCCGGGAGCGTCTGGAAGACACCCACTTCGTCCAGTGCCCCTCAGTGCCCGGACATAAGTTTTGTTTTCCCTGCTCCCGCGAGTTCATCAAGGCTCAGGGCCCTGCTGGAGAGGTATACTGCCCCAGCGGAGACAAGTGCCCGCtagtgggctcctctgtcccctgggCCTTCATGCAGGGAGAGATCGCCACCATCCTTGCTGGAGACATCAAGGTTAAGAAAGAACGGGACCCCTAG
- the MYPOP gene encoding myb-related transcription factor, partner of profilin, with amino-acid sequence MASAAAGEAEETTRLRKPRFSFEENQILIREVRAHYPQLYGAQSRRVSVAERRRVWDGIAAKINSITSWKRTGQEVQKRWNDFKRRTKEKLARVPHSTQGAGPAAEDAFSAEEETIFAILGPGVAGSGASAGAEQPPAAASSQPPAPSACAQRYVLSEDRREDRRADTPAHSKGGSSSPEPWARASCNPQEGGCQPPKERESSPPPALQTVQLPRLALSPPPPAPPPPPPPPPPPQPPQQAQVAPSPPSPPPPPLPPPSAPDPSLDFLRAQQETANAIRELAGTLRQGLAKLSEALSALLPLLPGTPADPLPPPLPPPPPPPPRPILPPPSPKVEVTPEPVSVVAAVVDGAVVAARGVIIAPRSEEGAPRPPPAPLPPHDSPPHKRRKSFPTRKRRGRWKSP; translated from the exons ATGGCCTCGGCGGCGGCGGGCGAAGCGGAAGAGACCACCCGGCTGCGCAAGCCGCGCTTCTCGTTCGAAGAGAACCAGATCCTGATCCGCGAGGTGCGCGCCCACTACCCGCAGCTCTACGGCGCTCAGAGCCGTCGGGTGAGCGTGGCCGAGCGGCGGCGAGTGTGGGACGGCATCGCCGCCAAGATCAACAGCATCACCAGCTGGAAGCGCACGGGCCAGGAGGTGCAGAAGCGCTGGAACGACTTCAAGCGCCGCACCAAAGAGAAGCTGGCCCGCGTGCCGCACTCCACGCAGGGCGCCGGGCCTGCCGCCGAGGACGCTTTCTCCGCTGAGGAGGAGACCATTTTTGCCATCCTGGGACCGGGTGTGGCGGGGTCAGGAGCTAGTGCAGGGGCCGAGCAGCCCCCCGCCGCTGCCTCCTCACAGCCGCCAGCCCCGAGTGCCTGCGCCCAACGCTATGTGCTGTCTGAGGATCGCAGGGAGGATCGACGCGCGG ACACACCAGCCCACAGCAAAGGGGGCTCCAGCAGCCCAGAGCCTTGGGCCAGAGCCTCCTGCAATCCCCAGGAAGGGGGCTGCCAGCCACCCAAGGAGCGTGAGTCCTCGCCCCCTCCAGCCCTGCAGACCGTCCAGTTGCCCCGCCTGGCCTTGTCTCCaccgcccccagcccctccaccaCCGCcgccaccacccccgcccccccagccACCGCAGCAAGCCCAAGTGGCACCCtcgccccccagccccccaccccctccgctGCCTCCACCCTCGGCCCCAGACCCCTCCCTGGACTTCCTGCGGGCTCAGCAGGAGACTGCCAATGCCATCCGGGAGCTGGCGGGCACCCTGCGCCAGGGACTGGCCAAACTGAGCGAGGCCCTCAGTGCCCTGCTGCCCCTTCTGCCAGGAACCCCTGCTGACCCACTGCCcccacctctgcccccacccccgcccccaccccccaggcccatcttgcccccaccctcccccaaggTGGAGGTCACCCCAGAGCCGGTGTCTGTGGTGGCAGCCGTGGTGGATGGGGCGGTGGTGGCAGCCAGGGGGGTGATCATTGCCCCGAGGAGCGAAGAGGGGGCCCCCCGGCCgccccctgcccctctcccaccccatgaCTCCCCCCCACACAAAAGGAGGAAAAGTTTCCCTACACGGAAGAGGCGGGGGCGATGGAAATCTCCCTGA
- the NANOS2 gene encoding nanos homolog 2, giving the protein MQLPPFDMWKDYFNLSQVVLALIQSRGQGLETQGTGEPRPGPHVEQDQGQGGRGAGGGLATLCNFCKHNGESRNVYSSHQLKTPEGVVVCPILRHYICPLCGATGDQAHTLKYCPLNGGQQSLYRRSGRNSAGRKVKR; this is encoded by the coding sequence ATGCAGCTGCCACCCTTTGACATGTGGAAGGACTACTTCAACCTGAGCCAGGTGGTGCTGGCACTGATCCAGAGTCGGGGGCAAGGGTTGGAGACCCAAGGGACTGGGGAGCCGAGACCCGGGCCCCATGTGGAGCAGGATCAGGGGCAGGGCGGACGCGGGGCCGGCGGGGGCCTGGCCACCCTGTGCAACTTTTGCAAACACAATGGAGAGTCTCGCAACGTGTACTCCTCACACCAGCTGAAGACCCCGGAGGGCGTGGTGGTGTGTCCCATCCTGCGGCATTACATATGTCCCCTGTGCGGGGCCACCGGGGACCAGGCCCACACACTCAAGTACTGCCCACTTAACGGAGGGCAGCAGTCTCTCTACCGCCGCAGTGGGCGCAACTCAGCCGGCCGCAAGGTCAAGCGCTGA